From Mya arenaria isolate MELC-2E11 chromosome 1, ASM2691426v1, a single genomic window includes:
- the LOC128240580 gene encoding uncharacterized protein LOC128240580 isoform X1 produces MAAKFRRRSFAMESRTTADNNLENISLVLKKIRDYFILVFMFFLYRLTRLLVTSFQKFTWAVTGVEKTRRDTKSGLNFRSAAHVQDIKWRRKIHPLVIADATNFISFHSSFKHPNSVLKPNVSLYCVTQTEAVFVEVDEKTNIYSADINFHDAQFKNAKRLITLPRGVFHKLAQDLGDPRAPVLLISSPGRCGATLMARMFEKVPGTRIIQEPDALTTLAFLKKSSALSDTEYDNVLTSAIRLLCKPDDNVGMVVIRSRPCSCTQIKTIQKLMPRIRQIFLYRNSLRTVSSYIATMSNDTTSQCARFVIDNELLATFMPFFRRLFHYYFVNTVDNDPPVTPPGELSAVGMFATVWAACLASAVECTEKNIPLISVLYEELLKNPYRSCSAMFERLNIRSQYVNAATDAFKVDVNRNQEMGQPFFNTDSRRTIQPESRAEADAILRKYGFPKLGERFELNGLTNFDPPPFSKSLSKDKLLYLS; encoded by the coding sequence CGATGGAGTCCCGTACGACAGCGGACAACAATTTGGAGAACATCAGCCTTGTGTTGAAGAAGATAAGGGACTACTTTATCCTCGTGTTTATGTTCTTCTTGTATCGGCTGACACGGCTGCTCGTCACTTCTTTCCAGAAATTCACTTGGGCGGTAACCGGAGTCGAGAAAACGAGGCGAGACACTAAGTCCGGACTGAATTTTCGCTCCGCTGCGCACGTGCAGGATATAAAATGGCGGCGAAAAATACACCCGTTGGTTATTGCAGACGCGACAAACTTCATCTCGTTCCATAGCTCTTTCAAGCATCCGAACAGTGTTCTGAAGCCCAATGTTTCGCTCTATTGTGTAACTCAAACTGAAGCAGTATTTGTAGAAGTTGATGAGAAGACGAACATTTATTCAGCGGATATTAATTTTCACGACGCTCAATTCAAAAACGCCAAACGGCTAATCACCTTACCACGTGGAGTTTTCCACAAGCTAGCACAAGACTTAGGTGACCCACGGGCACCTGTGCTGTTAATTTCCAGCCCCGGAAGATGCGGCGCCACCTTAATGGCCCGGATGTTTGAGAAGGTACCCGGAACCCGGATAATACAGGAACCAGACGCGCTGACTACCCTAGCGTTCTTGAAAAAGTCATCTGCTTTGTCAGACACTGAATACGACAATGTGCTAACAAGTGCGATTCGTCTGCTGTGTAAACCAGACGACAATGTGGGCATGGTTGTGATCAGAAGCCGTCCATGTAGTTGTACTCAAATAAAAACCATTCAAAAACTTATGCCAAGAATTCGCCAAATATTCCTCTACCGTAACAGTCTGAGGACTGTTTCTTCCTACATAGCAACGATGTCCAATGACACCACGTCACAATGCGCGCGATTTGTGATCGATAACGAACTCCTCGCCACCTTTATGCCTTTCTTTCGTCGGCTGTTCCACTACTACTTCGTGAACACCGTTGACAACGATCCGCCGGTGACACCGCCTGGTGAGCTATCCGCTGTCGGCATGTTTGCGACCGTGTGGGCGGCGTGTTTAGCGTCCGCCGTCGAGTGTACGGAGAAGAACATACCCCTAATTTCCGTCCTATACGAAGAGCTTCTTAAGAACCCCTACCGAAGCTGCAGCGCCATGTTTGAACGCCTCAACATCCGGTCGCAGTACGTCAACGCCGCCACGGACGCCTTCAAGGTTGACGTCAATCGCAACCAGGAAATGGGACAGCCTTTCTTTAACACCGATTCCAGAAGGACCATCCAGCCGGAATCCCGCGCAGAAGCGGACGCCATCTTGAGAAAATACGGCTTCCCTAAGTTAGGGGAACGCTTTGAGTTAAATGGCCTAACGAACTTTGATCCACCGCCGTTTAGTAAATCGCTGTCAAAAGACAAGCTTTTGTATCTTAGTTGA
- the LOC128240580 gene encoding uncharacterized protein LOC128240580 isoform X2, whose amino-acid sequence MESRTTADNNLENISLVLKKIRDYFILVFMFFLYRLTRLLVTSFQKFTWAVTGVEKTRRDTKSGLNFRSAAHVQDIKWRRKIHPLVIADATNFISFHSSFKHPNSVLKPNVSLYCVTQTEAVFVEVDEKTNIYSADINFHDAQFKNAKRLITLPRGVFHKLAQDLGDPRAPVLLISSPGRCGATLMARMFEKVPGTRIIQEPDALTTLAFLKKSSALSDTEYDNVLTSAIRLLCKPDDNVGMVVIRSRPCSCTQIKTIQKLMPRIRQIFLYRNSLRTVSSYIATMSNDTTSQCARFVIDNELLATFMPFFRRLFHYYFVNTVDNDPPVTPPGELSAVGMFATVWAACLASAVECTEKNIPLISVLYEELLKNPYRSCSAMFERLNIRSQYVNAATDAFKVDVNRNQEMGQPFFNTDSRRTIQPESRAEADAILRKYGFPKLGERFELNGLTNFDPPPFSKSLSKDKLLYLS is encoded by the coding sequence ATGGAGTCCCGTACGACAGCGGACAACAATTTGGAGAACATCAGCCTTGTGTTGAAGAAGATAAGGGACTACTTTATCCTCGTGTTTATGTTCTTCTTGTATCGGCTGACACGGCTGCTCGTCACTTCTTTCCAGAAATTCACTTGGGCGGTAACCGGAGTCGAGAAAACGAGGCGAGACACTAAGTCCGGACTGAATTTTCGCTCCGCTGCGCACGTGCAGGATATAAAATGGCGGCGAAAAATACACCCGTTGGTTATTGCAGACGCGACAAACTTCATCTCGTTCCATAGCTCTTTCAAGCATCCGAACAGTGTTCTGAAGCCCAATGTTTCGCTCTATTGTGTAACTCAAACTGAAGCAGTATTTGTAGAAGTTGATGAGAAGACGAACATTTATTCAGCGGATATTAATTTTCACGACGCTCAATTCAAAAACGCCAAACGGCTAATCACCTTACCACGTGGAGTTTTCCACAAGCTAGCACAAGACTTAGGTGACCCACGGGCACCTGTGCTGTTAATTTCCAGCCCCGGAAGATGCGGCGCCACCTTAATGGCCCGGATGTTTGAGAAGGTACCCGGAACCCGGATAATACAGGAACCAGACGCGCTGACTACCCTAGCGTTCTTGAAAAAGTCATCTGCTTTGTCAGACACTGAATACGACAATGTGCTAACAAGTGCGATTCGTCTGCTGTGTAAACCAGACGACAATGTGGGCATGGTTGTGATCAGAAGCCGTCCATGTAGTTGTACTCAAATAAAAACCATTCAAAAACTTATGCCAAGAATTCGCCAAATATTCCTCTACCGTAACAGTCTGAGGACTGTTTCTTCCTACATAGCAACGATGTCCAATGACACCACGTCACAATGCGCGCGATTTGTGATCGATAACGAACTCCTCGCCACCTTTATGCCTTTCTTTCGTCGGCTGTTCCACTACTACTTCGTGAACACCGTTGACAACGATCCGCCGGTGACACCGCCTGGTGAGCTATCCGCTGTCGGCATGTTTGCGACCGTGTGGGCGGCGTGTTTAGCGTCCGCCGTCGAGTGTACGGAGAAGAACATACCCCTAATTTCCGTCCTATACGAAGAGCTTCTTAAGAACCCCTACCGAAGCTGCAGCGCCATGTTTGAACGCCTCAACATCCGGTCGCAGTACGTCAACGCCGCCACGGACGCCTTCAAGGTTGACGTCAATCGCAACCAGGAAATGGGACAGCCTTTCTTTAACACCGATTCCAGAAGGACCATCCAGCCGGAATCCCGCGCAGAAGCGGACGCCATCTTGAGAAAATACGGCTTCCCTAAGTTAGGGGAACGCTTTGAGTTAAATGGCCTAACGAACTTTGATCCACCGCCGTTTAGTAAATCGCTGTCAAAAGACAAGCTTTTGTATCTTAGTTGA